From the Pseudodesulfovibrio indicus genome, the window GACTTGGGCGGCATGCCGTATTGGCGGCAGAGCTGGTGCACCCGGTAGATGCACAGGGGGCGGATGTCCTCGGGCCGGTCCTTGAGGGGCGGCAGGTGGATGTGCATTGTCTTGAGTCGATACAGCAGGTCCGAGCGGAATGTCCCCTTTTCGACCATTTCCTCCAGGTCGCGGTTGGTGGCGGCCACCAGGCGGAAGTTGCTGGTCTGCTCGCGGGTGTCGCCCACGGGCCGGAAGGTCCGCTCCTGGAGGACGCGCAGGAAGGCCTTCTGCATGGAGAGCGGCATCTCGCCCACCTCGTCGAGGAACAGGGTCCCGCCGTCGGCCAGTTTGACCAGGCCGATGCGGTCCGCCTGCGCCCCGGTGAACGCGCCCTTGCGGTGGCCGTACAGGGTGGACTCCAGCAGGGATTCGGTCAGCCCGGCGCAGTCCACGACCACGAACTTGGCTTCCTTGCGCTTGGAGTTGGCGTGGATGGTGGAGGCGAACAGCTCCTTGCCGGTGCCGGTCTCGCCGGTGATGAGCACGTTGGAGTCCGAGCGCGCGGCCTGGGAAAGCAGGTTGAAGCTGACCTTGATGATCGGGCTCTCGCCGACCACGCCGTTGAGGTCCAGGTTGCGGTCCGCGTCGCGGCCCCGTTTCTCCTCGTGGTACTTGAGCGCGCGCCCCAGGGTCAGGGATATCTCGCGGATGGAGGACGGCTTGAGCAGGTAGTCCCAGACCCCGCCCCGGATGGCCAGCTCCGCGCCGTCGGGGTCGCCCTTGCCGGTCAGGATGATGACCTCGGGCGGGTCGGGCAGGGCCATGATGTCGGGCAGTATGTCCAGCCCGTTGCCGTCGGGCAGGCGCACATCCAGGAAGATGACGTCGTAGTTCCCCTCCCGGATCATGCGGTGCCCCGCGTCCAGGGTATGGGCCGAGGCGCAGCTGTGGGTCAGCCTGGTGATCAGGCTTTCCATGGTCTCGCAGACCTCGAGGTCGTCGTCTATGATCAGAATGTCCGCCACGTTACTCCCCTTGTCGTTCTCCGGTCAGCGCCGCGTTGATGGCCCTGGACAGGTCCTGTTTGTCATAGGGCTTGATAACCACCATGCGGATGTTCGGCAAGTCCGCCGCCGCATGAACGGCGTCTTCGCGTCCGGAAACGAGGATTATGGGCAGGTTCGGCGCCACGGCCGCGAGGTCCTTGGCCATCTGGGTCCCGCTCATGCCCGGCATGTCGTAGTCGGTGATCACCAGGTCGAACCGGTTTTCGTCGTCCCCGACCATGCGCAGGGCCGCCGCCGGGCTTTCCAGGGCGGTCATCTCGAAGCCCATGGTTTCGAGCAGCCGGGGAGTGGTGGCCAACTGGTCGCGGTCGTCCTCGACGAAGAGGATGCGCGCTCCGGCGGCCACGGTCTCGGAGCCGTCCGCCTCGCAGCCCGCGCCGCTGCCGTCGCCCTTGGGCAGGTAGATGGTGAAGACCGTGCCGCCGCCCTCGCGGGCGGTCACCTGGAGGCCGCCCCGGTGGCTGTGCACGATGCCGTGGACAACGGCCAGGCCCAGGCCGGTGCCCTCGGTCTTGTCCTTGGTGGTGAAGAAGGGGTCGAATATCTTGTCCACAATTTCGGACGGGATGCCGGGACCGTTGTCCTCGACGGTCAGGCGGACGTATTCTCCGGCGGTCAGGCCGAGCAGGTCGGCATCCTCCGGCCCGACCTCGGCGCCGTCAAGGCCGACCTTGATGAGGCCGCCCCTGCCGCGCAGGGCGTGGAAGGCGTTGGTGCAGAGGTTCATGACCACCTGATGGATCTGGGTCGGGTCCGCATGCACGCAGGACAGGGCGGGCGCAATACCGGCCCTGACCTCGATGTTTCGGGGCATGGAGGACTCCAGCAAGCCCACCGCCTCGGTGATCACCGCGCCCAGGTCCGTGGGCCGGAATCCTTCGGTGGAGGGGCGGCTGAAGGCCAGGATCTGCTTGACCACGCGGCCGCCGCGCCGGGCCGCCTTGAGCACCCGTTCCAAATCCCGGGTGGTCACGGAGTCGGGGTCCAGGTCGCCGACCGCCAACTCGGTGGAGTTGATGATGCTGGTCAGGATGTTGTTGAAATCATGGGCGATGCCGCCAGCAAGGGTGCCGATGGCCTCCATCTTCTGGGATTGCAGCAGCTGCTTCTCCAGGTTCAGTTCCGTGGTGATGTTGTCGGCCATGGAGAGCACGCCGACCACCTGACCGGCCCGGTCGTGGATGGGGACCTTGTTGACCTCGATCCAGGCCGGATCTCCCTGGGCGTCCATGAGCTTCCGGCGCACCTTGCGGAACGCCTCGTGCTTGTTGATGACCGCCTTGTCCGCGGCGGCCGCCCAGCTGGAATATTCCGGGTCGCGGATGATGTCGTGGGTGGTCTTGTTGGCCACTCCCGCGCTGTGGTCCATGCCGAAGAACTCCGAGAACGCCCGGTTGATGCCGAGATACCGTCCGTCGGCGTCCTTCCACGAGACCAGCTGCGGGATGGTGTCCATCAGGGTCTCCTGAAAGGCCAGCTGATCCTTGATCTTGCGCTCCACCCTGCGCCGCTCCAGCATGGCCAGCAGCAGGAAGACGAGGACCAGGACGAGCAGGACGAAGCTGACCATGATGGTCCAGAACAGCTCCTTGGACAGCTCGTAAAACGCCTTGGGCGCGTTCAGGATGGTGCTGCCCTCCGGGAGCAGGTCCATGGGCAGGTGGAGCCGCTGCATGACCTTGTAATCGAAGATGTATTCGCCGGTGGTCTCGCGGTAGACCGGGATCTCGTCCGCGCTCCTCCCGTCCAGTATCTCCAGGGCCACCTGGGCCGCGCGCTGGCCGTGCAGGTAGCCGGAGAGCATGTTGCCTCCCACCGCGCCGTTGCCCGCCAGGAATTCCCAGGCGGTGTAGATGGGCACGCTGGACCGGTCGGAGATGGCCTGCATGACCTCCTCGGCGGTCAGGAAACGGCCGTCGATGACCTGGTAGTAGGGAATGAAGAAGAGAAAGGAATCGTCGTCCAGGCGCTCGACGCGCTCCAGGACGTTGCGCAGGGACATGTCGGTCCAGTATTCGGC encodes:
- a CDS encoding sigma-54-dependent transcriptional regulator, which gives rise to MADILIIDDDLEVCETMESLITRLTHSCASAHTLDAGHRMIREGNYDVIFLDVRLPDGNGLDILPDIMALPDPPEVIILTGKGDPDGAELAIRGGVWDYLLKPSSIREISLTLGRALKYHEEKRGRDADRNLDLNGVVGESPIIKVSFNLLSQAARSDSNVLITGETGTGKELFASTIHANSKRKEAKFVVVDCAGLTESLLESTLYGHRKGAFTGAQADRIGLVKLADGGTLFLDEVGEMPLSMQKAFLRVLQERTFRPVGDTREQTSNFRLVAATNRDLEEMVEKGTFRSDLLYRLKTMHIHLPPLKDRPEDIRPLCIYRVHQLCRQYGMPPKSFGSDFHPALENYDWPGNVRELFNILERAVVTAGNEKTLYAMHLPRELRVQVAKAQIERMTGGARQPEPEAAPIPEPVRKIGQDIFEDIFEQELPTLRDFKSTAEKVYLGELIRQCDGDLPRILEVSKLSRSHFYSLLKKYGLTL
- a CDS encoding ABC transporter substrate binding protein: MRRSFIFILLLSCLWLLPSPESVAAADEKPKKTVLCLNSYHDGYQWSDGIMRGIRATLDNSPYKIDLQIEYMDAKRYHYEDVTRMLLRLYNEKFKNEKFDLLITSDNDAYSFATQYRDILFPGVPLVYCGVNFLNTDDTDSDNATGVIESFDLSKTLDVALRLHPNKRRIYVVGDSSTAGAAIKRQVQNQLARYGVPLAAEYWTDMSLRNVLERVERLDDDSFLFFIPYYQVIDGRFLTAEEVMQAISDRSSVPIYTAWEFLAGNGAVGGNMLSGYLHGQRAAQVALEILDGRSADEIPVYRETTGEYIFDYKVMQRLHLPMDLLPEGSTILNAPKAFYELSKELFWTIMVSFVLLVLVLVFLLLAMLERRRVERKIKDQLAFQETLMDTIPQLVSWKDADGRYLGINRAFSEFFGMDHSAGVANKTTHDIIRDPEYSSWAAAADKAVINKHEAFRKVRRKLMDAQGDPAWIEVNKVPIHDRAGQVVGVLSMADNITTELNLEKQLLQSQKMEAIGTLAGGIAHDFNNILTSIINSTELAVGDLDPDSVTTRDLERVLKAARRGGRVVKQILAFSRPSTEGFRPTDLGAVITEAVGLLESSMPRNIEVRAGIAPALSCVHADPTQIHQVVMNLCTNAFHALRGRGGLIKVGLDGAEVGPEDADLLGLTAGEYVRLTVEDNGPGIPSEIVDKIFDPFFTTKDKTEGTGLGLAVVHGIVHSHRGGLQVTAREGGGTVFTIYLPKGDGSGAGCEADGSETVAAGARILFVEDDRDQLATTPRLLETMGFEMTALESPAAALRMVGDDENRFDLVITDYDMPGMSGTQMAKDLAAVAPNLPIILVSGREDAVHAAADLPNIRMVVIKPYDKQDLSRAINAALTGERQGE